A segment of the Cygnus atratus isolate AKBS03 ecotype Queensland, Australia chromosome 28, CAtr_DNAZoo_HiC_assembly, whole genome shotgun sequence genome:
CTCCCAGCTCTCGCCCATGCGCTCGTACTCCTTCAGCTGCGTTTCCATGCCCAGGACCTTCCTCCTCAGGTCGtccttctgctcctgcagctcccgcaGGGTGGACTCCACCGCCTTCCTCGCCTGCTCCGAGGACTCCCTCTCGCTCTCCAGGGAAGCCTTCTCCTGTAACAGGGTCACAGCGTGGGGTGGTCCCGGGgctggctgctgagctgggaggGGGCTCAGGGGGACAATTTGGGCTTGTGGCCACCAGCCCAGCCCGCGGGAGGGGGATCCAGGACAAAACGGGGCTCATGCAAAGGTCCGTGGAGTCCCAACACAGCAAGAGCAGGCCGTGGTCAGAACTGCTCCTCTCCCCCTGGCCCCAGCACTCACCTTCACGGCCTCGTCCCGCTCcttctggagctgctgcaggtccCTGCGGTACCGCTCGATGGCCCCGTCGCGGCTGGACGCCTCCTCCCGCATGGTGCCCTGCAGGGCCTGCAGCTCCCGCTCCCGCTGCCGCAGCAGCTCgtcctgctcctgcttctctGCCGCCAGCTCCCGCTGCGCCTCCTGGGCCTGGCGCAGctcctggggatggggaggggggtcACAGGGACCCCTTGTGTTGGCCAGCATCCTGCCGAGGTGCAGGACAGGGCTGCTCCTTCCGCGCTGCTCCCTCGTCACCCACCTTCCTGAGTGCCTCCAGCTCGCCAGGGTCCAGCGCACTGCTCCGCGCCTGGTCCGCCTCCTCCCGCACGGCTGAGAAGCGCTCCcgcagctcccgcagctcctCCTCGAACTCCTCCCGCTCCAGCttcacctgcagcagcctggagagGGGCAGGATGAGGCCGGCACCCCCCCGACCCATCCCTGCAGGACACTGGATGGTCGCACGAAGGCTGCTCCTGCCACTGGTGCTTACTCCTGCTTTGTGGTGCGGAGCTCGTCCTTGTTCTTCTGGAACATGTCCCGCCAGTGCCCCGTCTCCTCCGcgctctcctccagctcccgcTGCAGGTTCCTCACCACGGCGCTGATCTTCTGCTTCTCTGACTCCAGGTTGGCCTGATCCTGGTGGGCAGGACCGGAGCGCTGAGCGCTTGCATCCTCGGGGGATGCTCCAACAATGCTGAGCCCCTGCCAGGTTAACGCCTCCCAGAGCAGCCCGGGGAAGCGGCACAAGGAGACGGGGAGCCCCATGCCCCATCGGGGAGCCTCGTGCCCTATCGGGGAGCAGCGCCGGCCACCTCCAGCCCGGGACAGGGAGAGCCAGGGCAGTGAGGTGCTGCGATGGGGTGGGTCTGGGGCAGGACACAACGCCCACTTCCAGCGCAGGAGCATGCAAAGCGGGGATTTACAGACACAGACCCCAGGCTAAGACCCTGCCCAGTGAGACGCCGGGGTCTCCCCGCAGGCAGACCTGTGAGATGTCCCCCATGCTGCGCCGCAGCTGGTCCATGTCGTTCTGGTACTGCTGCCGGACGCGGTCGAGCTCCTTGTCGTGGCTCGCCACCTCCTCCTTCAGGGCCCCCTTCAGTGCCGTCAGCTCCCGCTCCCGCAGCCGCAGGTGCTCCTCCTGCCGCTGCTTGGAGCTCAGcgcctcctccagctcctcgcgggtctccagcagctcctgggacaCGGAGGGGTCCCCCTGAGCTCGGCGGCGAGGCAGGGGATGCTCGCGCCCCCCTGGACACGCTGGCGTACCTTGTACAAGGCTTCCCTGTCCGGAGACGCCCCAGAGGCTTCATGCAGGCGGCCGAGCTCCTTGCGCATCGCCGCCAGCTGCTCCTCGCGCTCACCCAGCTGGGTTTCTGCCCGTCCCCGGGCTGCCTTTGCCTCGGCCAGCCTAGGGGAGAGCACGAGGGGCAGTGCCCTGCTCTGAGCCCCCTGCTCAAAGGCGGGGAAGCCCAGGGAGCATCTCCAGCCCAAAGGGCAGGCGAGCATCTGCACGGGTGGGGAGCTCGCCTGGGCAGCTGGCCCCGTGCCTCCTGCAGgtggatgggatggggacagcacaGGAGCCCTGCTCCgctcctccagccccatccctgcagccttGGCACCCTCAGAAATCCCCAGAACCCCCAACCAGCACCCCCACAGCACGGAGCTGCAGGACACACGCCGAaggccccagcacagctcttaCTCCTGCAagctcctctgcagctcctggccttTCTTCTCTAGGGCCCCCCGCAGGCGCTGGctctcctcctcagcctcctgcagccggGCCTCCAGTGCCCGCGCGGTGCTGCTCCGGGCCGGGTCCCTCGTCAGCTCCAGCTTCTGGCGGAGCTGTCGGGGAGGGGATGGCAGTGACACCCCCGCCAGGGGGACAATTGGCTGTGGCGATGCCCCCTGCCCGCTTCCCCAGCATCGCTGCCGGGtgcagggcagagagcagggagctcCCTCTGCCTGGCCTCACCTTCGTCTCCTTGTCGAgttgctcctgcagctcctccacctTCCTGGCCAGCTccccgtgctggggctgggagcatgCCGTGTCCTTGGCAGGCACCTGGAGGGAGCCCCAGGCTCAGCTGGCACGCACGGGCACCGCCGGCCACGGCTCGgccctgcagagctccagcTCCGTGCCCACCCCTTCCCCGGGTGGGGAGGCTCTGGCTGTGTTTCCTCCCAGACATGGCCTGGCCTCAGCCTCGCGCTGTGCCCCACACGCTGGGGGGGCGCCCATGCAAGCCCCCTGCCGCCCCCCGAGCACGGTGGGGacgaggcagggagcagcaccgTGCTGGCCCCAGCTCACCGTCAGCTCCTGCACCTTCTCAAACACCAGGGTGGTTTTCCTCTTCAGGGAGGTCTCGCtgtctctgctcctgcagacGTCACGGGAAGAGCAAAGCGTTTGGGTATGGAGGGGACGGAATGGGGCGAGTGCGGGAAGGCAGGGGCACCCTGAGCGCCTGGCTGCTCTCCTCCACATAGCCTTAACCTGGCTCCAGCCGCCCCACTCCGCAGAGCCCTGCCCCAGGCAACCCGCACGGCAGTGACCGCGGCAGCTCCGCTCCCGAACTGCTCCGCAGTGCGCTTCGAGAACTGGGAACTGGGACAGGGAACAGCCGGAGCCCGGGACGCAGCTGGGATGCTCACCCCTCCTTCAGGATGCTGTAGATGAGCTCCTTGGTGTGCTcgctgctgccaggctgggcCACCTCCCGCTGGTCCCGCAGCAGGTCCGGGGTGGATTTGAACTGCCACAAGGACAGGGGGCACAGCTCCAGCGAGAGCCAGGCGCGAACCCCCCCACCCGGTGTCCCCGCTGAGCCGGAGGATGCTGGCCCTTGAGGAGCGCAGGGCAAGGTGCCCGATCTGCACTGGGGGCTGGCGTCGTGGGTTCCTGCACACTTGTGACCCAGCAGGGAAGGTTCTCGCCCAGAAGCCCCCCAAGATGCAGGGACTgcgggcagggctgcaggcgaGTGCTCGCAGGACGTGGGTGTCAGCCCCACGGGGAAGCCAGAAGCGGTGCGGGTGTGGGTGCCCTGTTCAGCTGAGGGAGCAGTGGCACGAGTGAGGGGTCCCCAACCCAACCCGTGGCCCAGAGCCCAGATTAATGAGTGCAAGACCCCCATGCACCACCAGCAGTGCTCAGCCCACACTAACGGTGCCAGCAGGACCCGATGCCCCGCAGGATGAGGCCCTTGACAGGATCCATCCCCCCAgtacctgcagctctgcccggGCTTTGCTTTGCAGCCGCTCGGTcgggggctcctccatgccCCGGTTCGCCCGCTGGCTCCTCGTCGCCCCCTCCTCCGCCGGCCTGGTTCCCTGCTCCCGGCCCAGGCTGCCGGTGGGCACCGAGGGCAGGGGGCGAACGTCCCCGCGCTGGGCACCGCTCAGCTCCCGGCCGTCTGGCACGGCACGGCGAGAAACGCGGCCATCGAGGCTCTGCGAGCGCTTCCTCTCCTCTGAGGGGATGCGGCCCCTCCGGGCCGCCCGGCCCCTCTGCTGCACCTTCCCGTCAAATTTGCTGATGAGCGAGTCCACCGAGGAGAGCGGCTTGGTGTCTATGTCGCTGCCATCAGCATCCCCCGGCCGCCGGCGCCCCGGGGCCTCTGAGTCCGAGGAGGGCTCCCTGATGGCAGCCCCAAAGCCGGACACTTCGCCCTGTGCCAGCCGGGGCGGCCCGGCGATGCtcagcatgctgctgcttctggtgcTGGAGAGAGCCCGGGGCTGGTGGGTGCCGCCGGGCTGCCCCCGCGGTGGGCCGGGGGCGAAGGACCCCTCGTCATCGTCGGCGGTGAGCAGATTGCCGTGGGACTGCGTCCTCCGCAGCTCCTCCCTGGGCGGCCGCTTGGTGGGGGGCTTGTGCCGGGGGGGTGCTGGGACCCCGCCACTGGGCTCCTCGTCTGAGGTGCTCCAGGAAGGCTGCCGGCGCACGTAGGGGTTCTCTGGCAGCTCCGAGTCGGGACTGACGGAGCCGGGGGGCAGCTCGGGGGGCAGCtcagggggccgggggccggcggcAGGGCCCGTGTAGGCACCCTCGCTTTTGATCTGCACCCCGAAGGAATCACCGCCCTTCTCGCCGCTGTTGAGGACGACGAAGGGCTGCCCGGCGATGCCCTGCACGCGCACCGCCACCCCGTAGGAGCCCGGCTTGGCCCGCGCCTTGGGGGGTTTCTTGGGTTCCTGCAGGTCATTGATGAAGCGGATCTGGACGCCGTAGTCCACCGGGTTCTGCTTCTCCGCCATGTCCGCGCTCGCCGGCCAGTCCATGCCGGGTCTCAGCACCGCGGTCCTGCGGTGGGAGAGGGCAGAGTGACCCCGGGCCCCGCGCTGCCGCAGACGGCGCTCGGCAGGGGTCCGTCCTCCCCAGCGCCTTCCGTACAGCGGCCTCTGTCCCTGGAGGGTCCGGGAGCCCAGGGCGACGGCGCTGCTCCCGTGCGCCCCTTCCCGGTGTCAcagagccccctgccccagggagcGGCGCTGGGCATGGAGCAGGGATGCAAACGGCGTCCCCAGGACAGGGCAGGGGACAAGGCAGCCTGGCTGCATCAGCGCCGGCACTGCGGGGCTGCCCCAAGCCAGCTTATCCTCGGGGGGCTGAGCcgacccccccgccccgagcgCGGCACCAGTGGCCGGGCGCTTACCGGCCGCTCGTCCTGCGCACCCACCGGCCGCTCATCCTGCGCACCCTTCGCAGCCGGGATGCGGGGGGGACGCAGCGCGCAGAGCCCGGGCGGGTTCCGCAGCCAGGATCTGCTCCCGCTGCCTCCCGGGTGCCCACGGAGCGCCGCAGCCTCACTGCGGCGAGCGCCTCGGAGCCCGCCAGCATCGCCCGGCACCCGCCTCGCCCTGCCCGCGGCCGGCAACGTGCGCTGGGAGGGGACGGATGCGAGCGGTGACACATTGGGCACAGCGTGACGCGACCCCCCGGGGGCACTGGGGACgggggtgctgcagcccagccgAGCGCGGTCGCCGCAGCAGCTCACGGGGAGGACGAGGCCGCCGGATCCGCCTGCGCAGCGAGCGCTGCCCCTGAGCTTCGCGCCCCGAGAGGCTCCGCAGCCCCGTGCGGGACTGATCTGAAGCGACGGCTATGCCTGAAACTGCCCCCCCCCGAGCCGCGCGGCACtgggttccccccccccgcctccaaGACCAgcggggagagcagcagctccaggctctgCTTTAAATAAACTGGGTCCGGGAGTGGGCGACGCAAGGTGCCGGGCGCTGAGCTCGTCCCCGCGCCCCCATCACAAGGGGACCCTGGGGCATGCGGGGAgcctgagccaggcagggcagcgCTCAAACACGTCCTGCACgtagagaaaaatggaaaacaaacccaaaaaaTCCCACGCCTTCAGCTTTCAGCGCGGGTCTTGATGTTGCCCCAAAGCTGTCCTACCCCAAGCAGCCAGGGGTCGCACACCCACACCGTGACCggggctgcccagagcccaCCCAGGCTCCCTCATTTCCCCACACCTCCGAGACCCCATcacccccccctcccaccccaggaAGAAATCCGAGCCAGAGCCCCGCAGCCCTGGGACAGCCCCAGAAGGACAAACAGCCGCGGTGACGCCTGCCAAGGGAAGCAGCACGGGCTTGGGGGGCCGAGCCTTCTGCTCCCCCCAGCACGCCGCAGCTCTGCCGGCTCCCCACAGCCACCGGCTGCTCCCGTTCCCTGGCCAACCCGCAGGACCGGGACCGggtccagcagcaccaggcttgGAGAAAAGCTTGAGCAGAGCCACCGCTGCACCCTGGCGCTCCGGGGTGGCTGAGGACACTTCACCGGAGCCTTTCAGGTCTTTACCCCCCATCTCAGGGGCAAGGGGCAGCTCCCAGGAGGTGCCCGAAGCGGCGGGCGGGTGACAAGCTGCTCATCCTGCGGGCCGGGCAGCGGCCAGCTGGCGCGCTCGTGGGATCGGCAGGGTGAAGTCGACGGAGCACTGGGCCCCGAGCAGATGGCAGGGAGGTGAAGCACATGCGGCCCTGCCTGCGGGAGGTGGCACCGAGCGGGGCGGCAGCAACGGGGACGAGGGAAATGCCCCCGCCTGGTCCCGAGCGTCCTCCAGCCCAGAGGGACGGGTGCTGCCGCTCCTGATCTctttatccctgcacagcatCGAGATAACGAGATCAGCAGCAGATACCAGCCTCTAGAAACATGCCCTGAACCCAGCACCACTGCAGGAGCCCCTAAAGCCAACCCgccagccctgtgccagggggacaggggcaccagcagcagcgtgTCCGCTCTGTGCCGTGGcgagggagaggaggcagagccCATATGGCCGGCCCGCAGAGGAAGGCAGCTCCGGCCGGGGAAGGCAGGGCCAGGCACAGCCATCGCGGCTGtttgtgagcagcagcacagcgaGGAGAGGAAGCGGCTTTGGCAGAGAAACCCAGATTTGTCCACAGCGGTGTCCAAAGTGCAGCGGGTGCCGGGCTGCAGCCTGGGTGGGGAGAGGGCTCGGCTCGACGGCTACTGGGCAGGAATGGCGAGCGCTGGGCGCAGCACCCGGCTCGAGGAGACCTTTGGACGTGGCCCCgcagctctgtgctggcacAAGCAGGGACCAGGTGGCAGAAAACCACGGGGGTGACACGCAGCCGCTGGCGGGGTGCTGTGCAGGACCAGACCGCAGGGAGGATTTGCTCCTTCCAGGGGAGCAGTGGCACCTCCGCGAGCACGTGGCATCGCTCGGGTGTGCACCACGCCGCCAGCAGCGGTCCTGCAGCACAAGCTGGGTGTTGGGGAGCAGGTGAGCCGCTAATCCCCCAGGAATGCCTCCTCCTGGAAGGGCTCCAGCTGGCAGATAAAGGGACTTGAAACGGCCAGATTGCATTCCTACGTGGGAAAACAGCGCAGAGCCCAGGGCTGGAAACAGCCCGGGGAGGAGATTTCACTGGAAAGCACAGCGAAGGAGCAGGAGGGACGAAGGACTGGAGCTAAAGATACTCTGCTTATCGTCCCTGGGCGTGCAGCTCACTCTTTGGCCAAGCACGTGGGGACTTTGCTGTGCAAACACACCTCAGCTCTGCCCCGATCCGGCAGGAGCTCAGCACCGGGCCGGCcgccagcagggcagggggc
Coding sequences within it:
- the CGN gene encoding cingulin gives rise to the protein MAEKQNPVDYGVQIRFINDLQEPKKPPKARAKPGSYGVAVRVQGIAGQPFVVLNSGEKGGDSFGVQIKSEGAYTGPAAGPRPPELPPELPPGSVSPDSELPENPYVRRQPSWSTSDEEPSGGVPAPPRHKPPTKRPPREELRRTQSHGNLLTADDDEGSFAPGPPRGQPGGTHQPRALSSTRSSSMLSIAGPPRLAQGEVSGFGAAIREPSSDSEAPGRRRPGDADGSDIDTKPLSSVDSLISKFDGKVQQRGRAARRGRIPSEERKRSQSLDGRVSRRAVPDGRELSGAQRGDVRPLPSGATRSQRANRGMEEPPTERLQSKARAELQFKSTPDLLRDQREVAQPGSSEHTKELIYSILKEGSRDSETSLKRKTTLVFEKVQELTVPAKDTACSQPQHGELARKVEELQEQLDKETKLRQKLELTRDPARSSTARALEARLQEAEEESQRLRGALEKKGQELQRSLQELAEAKAARGRAETQLGEREEQLAAMRKELGRLHEASGASPDREALYKELLETREELEEALSSKQRQEEHLRLRERELTALKGALKEEVASHDKELDRVRQQYQNDMDQLRRSMGDISQDQANLESEKQKISAVVRNLQRELEESAEETGHWRDMFQKNKDELRTTKQELLQVKLEREEFEEELRELRERFSAVREEADQARSSALDPGELEALRKELRQAQEAQRELAAEKQEQDELLRQRERELQALQGTMREEASSRDGAIERYRRDLQQLQKERDEAVKEKASLESERESSEQARKAVESTLRELQEQKDDLRRKVLGMETQLKEYERMGESWEGSQARLKEKVTKLEAERRQMEESLGESTDREQELLMAKRSLETRLDEAQRSLARLTQEHQELSASYQEEQRQKEQLKRAKSELEEQKRLLDRTTEKLNKELEQMTEESNSSLAVLKSQLEEFKEKSRKEITDSQKQAKDRGAEVEKMQFSMGRLQDEVTRLKQALQDSQAERESALLDKEVLLQRLHNLEQEADAKRRSQDDRSRQVKALEEKSKRLEVELDEERTTVELLTERVNRSRDQIDQLRAELLQERSSRQDLECDKVSLERQNKELKSRLASSEGLQKPSGNVSQLEARVEELQDKLQAEEREKSVLLSSTRKLERKVKELTIQIDDERQHVSDQKDQLSLRVKALKRQVDEAEEEIERLEAARKKAQRELEEQHELNEQLQARIKTLEKEAWRKAARSAAESSLQDDALSSDEELDSAYGPSSIASLLNEANLQTSSC